Proteins encoded within one genomic window of Humulus lupulus chromosome 1, drHumLupu1.1, whole genome shotgun sequence:
- the LOC133798123 gene encoding uncharacterized protein LOC133798123, translating to MEEEKRLLRDEGQDGSEAEAKQSVVPPQKDGGGGGWGGWGFSPFSVFSDLQKAAEEISRNAAVAAQTAAKSLAEMQDAGEESEFFKEEEGTEDSAAKGESKESEDESAAIRKSALDKLEKASEDSIFSQSLKVIDSSMENLASGAWQAFGSALKGGTTLVNKLEHSAANLAESIQQGGHVAPSILETGKAFTSKGIQVLELVGKETMDLLISEAGIDVEKNSKGAEQKADDNQLFEEVTFDRCFYIYGGPEQLEELGALSSHYALLFNRRKGKLSSEQKAVYDGKLKEVQQIFSLGTEIDGSFAESDKGKKKETGADGSSDEIKDLHDSSVSKAADMAAGFTSALSGQAVTDIIQRTTGRVESLHSEGVHRLSEMCCSAVSQLLMLGKSIISGANKVQEDEDDAEGMHNIDWPEDSVEKAKLIRSKAQSMTGYLEAVSNSFITGISDVADAYVEAMKGASAESHEALPPTSLQEKANAFAEHILTDRATAVGKIQDGLQYLTYVVVATSMPVA from the exons ATGGAGGAAGAGAAACGGCTATTGAGGGATGAAGGTCAAGATGGAAGTGAAGCAGAAGCAAAACAATCTGTAGTCCCGCCTCAAAAAGATGGCGGTGGAGGAGGCTGGGGAGGCTGGGGTTTTTCCCCATTTTCTGTTTTCTCAGATCTCCAGAAAGCCGCTGAAGAGATTTCTCGCAAT GCTGCTGTTGCTGCCCAGACGGCGGCCAAGAGTCTTGCGGAAATGCAAGATGCTGGTGAGGAGTCAGAGTTTTTTAAGGAGGAGGAAGGGACAGAAGATTCTGCAGCTAAAGGAGAGAGTAAAGAATCTGAAGATGAGAGTGCTGCAATTCGGAAGTCTGCCCTGGATAAACTAGAGAAAGCTAGTGAAGATTCAATCTTTAGTCAG AGTTTGAAGGTTATTGATAGTTCCATGGAGAATTTGGCTTCGGGAGCATGGCAGGCATTTGGTAGTGCATTGAAAGGGGGCACAACTTTGGTCAATAA GCTTGAGCATTCTGCTGCAAACCTTGCAGAATCTATTCAACAGGGTGGTCATGTAGCCCCATCCATATTAGAG ACTGGAAAAGCTTTTACCTCAAAGGGAATTCAAGTTCTTGAGCTTGTAGGCAAGGAAACTATGGATTTACTCATCTCAGAGGCAGGTATAGATGTTGAAAAGAATTCTAAAGGTGCTGAACAAAAAGCTGATGACAATCAATTATTTGAGGAAGTGACATTTGACCGATGTTTCTACATATATGGAGGTCCAGAACAGTTAGAG GAACTGGGGGCATTGTCTAGCCACTATGCATTGTTATTTAATCGAAGAAAAGGGAAATTATCATCCGAACAGAAAGCTGTTTATGATGGAAAGCTTAAAGAGGTTCAGCAGATTTTCAGTTTAGGTACTGAAATAGATGGAAGTTTTGCTGAGTCGGACAAAGGCAAGAAAAAAGAGACTGGGGCTGATGGAAGTAGTGATGAGATTAAAGACTTACATGATTCAAGTGTGAGTAAGGCTGCTGATATGGCTGCAGG GTTCACTAGTGCTTTATCAGGACAAGCTGTTACTGATATAATACAAAGGACTACTGGCAGAGTGGAGTCTCTTCATTCTGAGGGTGTTCAT AGACTCTCTGAAATGTGCTGCTCTGCTGTTTCACAACTGCTGATGCTTGGTAAATCCATCATATCTGGTGCTAACAAAGTTCAGGAGGACGAGGATGATGCTGAGGGCATGCATAATATTGATTGGCCTGAAGATTCTGTTGAAAAAGCTAAATTAATCAGATCAAAAGCACAATCAATGACAGGGTATCTGGAAGCAGTTTCCAATAGCTTTATCACAG GAATATCTGATGTTGCTGATGCATATGTTGAGGCCATGAAAGGTGCTTCTGCAGAATCTCATGAAGCTCTTCCGCCCACTTCACTCCAAGAAAAAGCCAATGCCTTTGCTGAACATATCCTTACTGACCGAGCAACAGCTGTGGGAAAAATCCAGGACGGCCTCCAATATTTGACCTATGTCGTTGTTGCCACCTCCATGCCTGTTGCTTAA